One genomic region from Haloprofundus salinisoli encodes:
- a CDS encoding DUF424 domain-containing protein → MLVRERQTPEGLLVSVCDPDCIGETYENGRVSLTVTEEFYGGDDAEETDAEGVVDSLTRATVANIVGEEAVGVAVDAGIIDEETVLDVGETRHAQLLWMR, encoded by the coding sequence ATGCTGGTCCGCGAACGCCAGACGCCGGAAGGACTGCTCGTCTCCGTCTGCGACCCCGACTGCATCGGCGAGACGTACGAGAACGGGCGCGTGTCGCTGACCGTCACCGAGGAGTTCTACGGCGGCGACGACGCCGAAGAGACCGACGCCGAGGGCGTCGTCGACAGCCTCACCCGAGCGACGGTGGCGAACATCGTCGGCGAGGAGGCCGTCGGCGTCGCCGTCGATGCCGGTATCATCGACGAAGAGACGGTGTTGGACGTCGGCGAGACGCGCCACGCGCAGCTGCTCTGGATGCGGTAA